One genomic window of Geoanaerobacter pelophilus includes the following:
- a CDS encoding CARDB domain-containing protein, producing the protein MRILFFRLLTFFCILVPSLNSYGWIGDQWSSISRQTIVQNASKMIDSTWTPTNIINNYVSGTWKEFLPGTMYVGEPYSTNIPQESWEEFNNAIDKAEGNTYLGNHCSGFVSMSWQLPYVYTTTNFEQNLGLSYLYALGNVGASANVNLMPGDALNYSGSHILMFDKYNPDGTIQSLEQAPWHARRRTWTWSNLNYYRPIRRDLLQGGHAVNDRILTTIEVEARSCPSLSCGQSIWVIPQDSTGIIVDGPQYGDKFKWWKIQYDNGMSGWSIEGYLEKIVDNSVQCENVIDNNSPNGTILINNNAQYSNSRSLLLALTCTDIESACSWMQFSADNLNWSPWEAYLPIKKWTMPEGNGPMTVYARFKDSCGNVSDVYRDEIVLQSVNPDLQISLLSVPAYGGAGAAINLTDTTVNNGLGGANQSITTFNLLIRTSAISEDRLLGSRWVSALEPGGSSAGTISANLPADIPPGKYTITAKADGEVKDSIYMFGTSSIVESSENNNTKSATIRIGPDLVVTSLSLPVTAGAGSTVNLTDITRNIGSSSSGSFTTDFFLSTNTALDSSDIFLGRRVVHALAANESNTGTTSLFIPNNLPVAKYYVIAKADASNTVAEADKTNNSRYASVSIGPDLVISALSVPPTTASGATINITDTTRNIGGGSASATITSFYLSANTLLDTSDIFLGSRAVPSLASGVLNTTTTEASIPLSTPAGKFYILAKADDPMVVTEINETNNTKYATVSIGPDLIISSLTVPAAVVAGSVLMVSDITRNSGSASANASTTSFYLSTNTTHEVSDIFLGSRAVSALVAGASNKAASALAIPSSTSPGLYYVLSQADALNETVESNEKNNTSYKQVMVQIE; encoded by the coding sequence ATGAGAATTTTATTTTTTCGACTGCTGACTTTCTTTTGTATTCTTGTCCCCTCTTTGAACTCGTACGGTTGGATAGGAGATCAGTGGAGTTCAATTAGTCGGCAGACAATTGTACAAAATGCAAGTAAAATGATTGATTCTACTTGGACCCCTACGAATATTATTAATAACTATGTTTCGGGAACTTGGAAAGAATTTCTTCCTGGGACTATGTATGTGGGAGAACCATATTCTACTAATATTCCACAAGAAAGTTGGGAGGAGTTTAATAATGCCATTGATAAGGCTGAGGGGAATACTTATTTAGGGAATCACTGTTCTGGGTTTGTGAGTATGAGTTGGCAGTTGCCGTATGTGTATACGACAACAAATTTTGAACAAAATCTTGGGTTAAGTTACTTATATGCCTTAGGAAATGTTGGAGCCAGTGCCAATGTTAATTTGATGCCTGGTGATGCTCTCAATTATTCCGGGAGCCACATTTTAATGTTCGATAAATATAATCCGGATGGGACAATCCAATCCCTGGAGCAGGCTCCTTGGCATGCTCGTCGTAGAACATGGACATGGAGTAATCTTAATTACTATAGGCCTATCCGCAGAGATTTACTACAAGGTGGTCATGCTGTAAATGATAGGATATTGACGACTATTGAAGTTGAAGCGAGATCCTGTCCCAGTTTAAGTTGCGGCCAATCAATTTGGGTTATTCCACAGGATTCCACAGGGATAATTGTTGATGGACCGCAATATGGTGATAAATTTAAGTGGTGGAAAATTCAATACGATAATGGCATGTCTGGATGGTCCATTGAAGGATATCTTGAAAAAATCGTTGATAACTCTGTTCAGTGTGAAAACGTAATTGACAACAATTCCCCGAATGGAACTATATTAATAAATAATAATGCCCAGTATTCTAATAGTCGATCTTTATTACTTGCTCTTACGTGCACTGACATTGAGAGTGCATGTTCGTGGATGCAGTTTAGTGCTGACAACTTGAATTGGTCGCCTTGGGAGGCTTATCTACCGATAAAAAAATGGACGATGCCTGAGGGGAATGGACCAATGACTGTTTATGCAAGATTCAAGGATTCTTGTGGAAACGTTTCGGATGTGTATCGTGACGAAATAGTACTTCAGAGCGTAAACCCGGATTTGCAAATATCATTACTATCTGTCCCTGCGTACGGTGGGGCAGGTGCAGCAATCAACTTAACCGATACTACAGTGAACAATGGCCTAGGTGGAGCAAATCAATCAATAACGACTTTCAACTTATTGATTAGAACATCAGCTATTTCAGAGGACAGATTGCTTGGCAGCAGATGGGTATCTGCTCTTGAGCCTGGTGGAAGTAGCGCGGGAACTATTTCTGCAAACCTTCCTGCAGACATACCGCCGGGCAAATATACGATTACTGCGAAAGCTGATGGCGAAGTAAAAGATTCCATCTATATGTTTGGCACTAGCTCAATAGTTGAGTCTAGCGAAAACAATAACACGAAGTCAGCAACTATCCGCATCGGGCCTGATCTTGTTGTGACTTCGCTCTCTCTACCGGTTACAGCTGGTGCAGGTTCCACAGTAAATCTGACGGATATAACCCGTAATATTGGAAGTAGCAGCTCAGGTTCATTTACAACGGATTTCTTTTTATCAACCAACACAGCACTTGATTCATCAGACATTTTCCTTGGGCGTAGGGTCGTCCATGCACTGGCAGCAAATGAAAGCAATACAGGAACAACCTCATTGTTCATCCCAAATAATTTACCTGTTGCCAAGTATTACGTTATTGCAAAGGCTGATGCCTCTAATACTGTAGCCGAGGCTGATAAAACAAACAATTCAAGATATGCATCGGTAAGCATTGGGCCAGATTTAGTGATTTCTGCTCTTAGTGTGCCTCCAACAACGGCTTCGGGGGCTACTATTAATATTACGGACACTACTCGAAACATAGGTGGTGGTAGTGCCAGCGCAACAATAACAAGTTTCTACCTTTCTGCCAACACGCTACTTGATACCTCGGATATCTTCCTTGGTAGTAGAGCTGTCCCTTCACTTGCTTCAGGGGTATTAAACACTACGACTACTGAAGCGTCTATTCCTCTTAGTACTCCTGCTGGTAAATTCTATATTTTAGCAAAAGCCGATGATCCAATGGTTGTTACAGAAATCAATGAAACTAATAACACTAAGTATGCTACCGTAAGTATTGGCCCAGATCTTATCATTTCTTCACTTACAGTACCCGCTGCCGTAGTTGCCGGATCAGTGTTAATGGTATCTGATATAACGCGAAACTCTGGTAGTGCTAGTGCTAATGCCTCTACCACAAGTTTTTATCTGTCAACAAATACGACGCACGAAGTGTCCGATATTTTCCTCGGGAGCCGAGCTGTTTCTGCACTTGTTGCCGGCGCATCTAATAAAGCAGCTAGTGCCCTTGCTATCCCTTCAAGTACATCCCCTGGGCTGTACTATGTTCTATCTCAAGCTGACGCTTTAAATGAAACTGTTGAAAGCAACGAAAAGAATAATACTTCTTATAAGCAGGTAATGGTGCAGATAGAGTGA
- a CDS encoding sugar-transfer associated ATP-grasp domain-containing protein, producing MKISNEIEELYLKVYGFVEKVPVVLTPYIRRLIRLCALPYYFFFVIDWSKCDKSKLAVISDLAYIFFCLKYYPDNYMLCKLWQIDRRDWKFYYGSIYDPYQRMKLNREVQKKEYKVVFNDKEVCYELCKSKNIPLPTQFCCLDPDDNYVKILDKIFCENAIDKVIIKPCIGSGGHGILLAYKQNGIVMLRDANKLFKLEDMKLQVRSVVQAYMKQHELLENIASSFNTVRIVTLLTKNKETIIVGALARFGIGDAYVDNTSSGGVAIGIDIENGRLKKIGHDFNSNEYLFHPTSKVVFENVELPYWNELVELAKDIQKGFSFYKMLGLDIGITNEGPILIEINPLHDNVGLEQSYGPILLNDKVKNSFMEYDLLINDALI from the coding sequence ATGAAAATCAGTAACGAAATAGAAGAATTATATTTAAAGGTTTATGGGTTTGTCGAAAAAGTACCAGTTGTGTTGACGCCTTACATTAGGCGATTGATCAGGTTATGTGCTTTACCTTACTATTTCTTTTTTGTTATTGATTGGTCAAAATGTGATAAATCTAAACTTGCTGTTATTTCAGATCTAGCGTATATCTTTTTTTGTCTAAAGTATTATCCTGATAACTATATGTTGTGTAAGTTGTGGCAAATTGATAGGAGAGATTGGAAATTTTATTATGGTTCAATATATGACCCATATCAAAGAATGAAGCTTAATAGAGAAGTACAAAAAAAAGAATATAAAGTCGTGTTTAATGATAAAGAAGTTTGCTATGAGCTTTGTAAATCAAAAAATATTCCATTGCCAACCCAATTTTGTTGCTTGGATCCTGATGATAATTATGTAAAAATATTAGATAAAATCTTTTGTGAAAATGCAATAGATAAAGTAATTATAAAACCATGTATAGGTAGTGGAGGACATGGTATTTTGCTAGCCTATAAACAGAATGGTATTGTCATGTTAAGGGACGCAAATAAGCTCTTCAAGCTGGAAGATATGAAGCTCCAGGTCAGATCTGTTGTCCAAGCATACATGAAGCAGCATGAATTACTCGAAAATATCGCCTCTTCATTTAACACGGTAAGAATAGTAACTCTGTTGACTAAGAATAAAGAAACAATTATTGTTGGAGCATTAGCACGATTTGGTATAGGTGACGCTTATGTAGACAACACTTCTTCCGGTGGTGTGGCTATTGGCATTGATATTGAGAATGGTAGATTGAAAAAAATCGGCCATGATTTCAATAGTAATGAATATTTATTCCATCCAACCTCTAAAGTTGTTTTTGAAAATGTGGAACTTCCATATTGGAACGAATTGGTAGAACTGGCAAAAGATATCCAGAAAGGGTTTTCATTTTATAAAATGCTGGGACTTGATATAGGGATCACAAATGAAGGCCCTATATTAATTGAGATAAATCCATTGCATGACAATGTCGGACTCGAACAGAGTTATGGTCCGATATTATTAAATGACAAGGTGAAAAATTCGTTTATGGAATATGATTTATTGATTAATGACGCTCTTATTTAA
- a CDS encoding glycosyltransferase — protein sequence MLFVQNPSMLLAFIACLYRLVSHNIVIVDRHTTFRINKEPKLSVDHFMFKFFHWFTIRFADLTMVTNKYLAELVENKGGIPFVLPDKLPEIKPTEQLQLKEGFNILLISSFGYDEPIDIVLQSMKMLEGENINLYVTGNYKKLGNAIVNGCKENVIFTGFLPEADYINMLFAVDAVMVLTTADHCMLCGCYEAISAGKPLLTSAKLVLLEYFDKAVFVNNTCDEIVSGIKQIIDNYPGCVDNTMLMRRSLGNKWMELYEQLNVTLEDIIKNENQ from the coding sequence TTGCTTTTTGTTCAAAACCCTTCAATGTTACTAGCTTTTATAGCCTGTCTCTATCGATTAGTTAGTCACAATATCGTAATAGTTGATAGGCATACAACTTTCAGAATCAATAAAGAACCGAAATTGTCTGTTGACCATTTTATGTTTAAATTTTTTCATTGGTTTACCATTAGGTTTGCTGATTTGACAATGGTTACGAATAAGTATTTAGCGGAGCTAGTTGAAAATAAAGGGGGAATACCATTTGTATTGCCAGATAAATTACCTGAAATTAAACCAACGGAACAGCTACAATTAAAAGAAGGATTTAATATACTTCTTATATCATCATTTGGCTATGACGAGCCTATCGATATAGTTTTGCAGTCTATGAAAATGCTGGAAGGGGAAAATATTAATCTGTATGTAACTGGAAATTATAAAAAACTGGGGAATGCCATTGTGAATGGCTGCAAAGAAAATGTTATATTTACAGGGTTCTTACCAGAGGCTGATTACATTAATATGCTGTTTGCTGTTGATGCGGTAATGGTTCTCACAACTGCCGATCACTGCATGTTATGCGGATGTTATGAGGCAATATCTGCCGGGAAACCACTATTGACATCTGCTAAATTGGTTCTTCTTGAGTATTTCGACAAAGCAGTTTTTGTTAACAATACTTGCGACGAAATTGTTTCAGGTATCAAGCAAATAATTGATAATTATCCTGGGTGCGTAGATAATACAATGTTAATGCGGCGCAGCTTAGGGAATAAGTGGATGGAATTATATGAGCAATTGAATGTGACATTAGAGGACATAATAAAAAATGAAAATCAGTAA
- a CDS encoding glycosyltransferase family 4 protein, giving the protein MTEPSKKNDNNYTFRKKRILLVVRWPVGGIRTFMRYVYRRFEPKQYYFSILAPDNPELDLLEHDFCGLDFEIIKISRNPASSELFLAALKLLVRGKYDLVHSHGFTSGICTALSAYILRTPHILTSHDMLSSMLFKGVRGKLKLFVMWVTLKLVDAVHLVSNDAYTNLLQVSPLFEGIKDKCVVVTHGIETERFLNAVPRNLRNELGIDDDFFLIGFLGRFMSPKGFVYLVDAMELFNKSGNLPKKPLVLAFGEGGFIREEKAALAERGLKEYFIFLPFTDNVASVIKGLDLVVMPSIWEACGLLAMETLVAGTPLIASDCIGLREVVRDTPTHIVPTKDSNALGKEILFFMENCVKESFNEFVPMAAKRYDVTQQAFLIEKLMCSLMAK; this is encoded by the coding sequence ATGACTGAACCTAGTAAAAAAAATGACAATAATTACACGTTTCGAAAGAAAAGAATACTGCTTGTTGTCCGCTGGCCAGTAGGTGGTATTCGGACTTTTATGCGGTATGTCTATCGCCGCTTTGAACCTAAGCAGTATTATTTCTCAATTCTTGCCCCAGATAATCCTGAACTTGATCTACTTGAGCATGATTTCTGTGGGCTCGATTTTGAAATAATCAAAATCTCCCGTAATCCAGCATCTTCCGAACTTTTTTTGGCCGCACTCAAGCTGCTTGTCCGCGGCAAATATGACCTAGTACATTCCCATGGTTTCACTTCTGGCATCTGCACAGCACTTTCAGCTTATATCCTCCGCACTCCACACATACTGACCTCCCATGATATGCTCTCCTCTATGCTTTTTAAAGGGGTTCGCGGTAAATTGAAGCTGTTTGTAATGTGGGTGACTCTGAAACTGGTGGATGCTGTACATTTAGTAAGCAATGATGCATATACGAATCTGTTGCAGGTTTCGCCTTTATTTGAGGGGATTAAAGATAAATGCGTGGTTGTAACTCACGGAATTGAAACGGAACGTTTTCTTAATGCGGTTCCAAGAAATTTGCGTAATGAGTTAGGCATCGATGACGATTTCTTCTTAATCGGTTTTTTGGGCCGGTTTATGTCTCCAAAAGGGTTTGTCTATTTGGTTGATGCAATGGAACTCTTTAATAAATCTGGAAACTTGCCAAAAAAACCTTTAGTGCTTGCATTTGGCGAAGGTGGCTTCATTCGTGAAGAAAAAGCAGCCCTTGCAGAACGAGGGCTCAAAGAGTATTTCATTTTTCTGCCTTTTACCGATAATGTGGCAAGCGTGATTAAAGGGCTAGATTTGGTTGTCATGCCATCAATATGGGAGGCATGCGGGTTATTGGCAATGGAGACATTGGTTGCTGGAACACCACTGATTGCTTCCGATTGTATTGGACTGAGAGAAGTTGTCAGGGATACTCCCACTCATATCGTTCCAACTAAAGATAGCAATGCTCTTGGAAAGGAAATTTTGTTTTTTATGGAGAATTGTGTGAAAGAATCTTTCAATGAATTTGTGCCAATGGCGGCAAAAAGATATGATGTAACCCAGCAAGCGTTTTTAATTGAAAAGCTGATGTGTTCATTAATGGCTAAATGA
- the asnB gene encoding asparagine synthase (glutamine-hydrolyzing), protein MCGIAGLIYTDQARFVDPSVIEAMCTAIHHRGPDEWGMWLEGAVGIGMKRLQIIDLAGGHQPMANQDATIHIVFNGEIYNYRELRADLEKRGYRFATNSDTESILHLYEEYGQECVTHLRGMFAFAIWDSKKYRLFMARDRLGKKPLHYLYDREKIVFGSEIKSILRFPSLKPEVNSSSIANYIAYGYSPDPDTLFRGINKLPPGHRLTWESGRISIDSYWDIEYQPDYSLSQQQVFEETERLLEESIKIRLVSDVPLGAFLSGGIDSSLVVALMARNMGAPVKTFSIGFDEKKYNELPYARMVAEQYGTDHHEEIVRPDAEEVIPHLIKMFDEPFADSSAIPTYYVSRLARQHVTVALSGDGGDEMFGGYDRYLDSKLSVFADKMPLPIRKAIMGTSVRYLPESFPGINTLRYLAADLDERYIAKMTKGVSWIHGKLFSPELIAQVGTSDPSGPLRMLLPRVKMHDTVTRRQYLDCKTYLPGDIMTKVDRASMSVSLEARAPMLDHLFVEFAFRVPVQYKVSGRTTKYMLKQLAYKLLPHDIVDRPKMGFAMPVAQWINREWKEMSEDLVIGTRALQRGNFNPGYLKNMVEEHRRGRRDHSYIIWTLMVLEMWYRELIDGKLRND, encoded by the coding sequence ATGTGTGGGATTGCAGGCCTTATATATACTGACCAAGCGAGATTCGTTGATCCATCCGTGATCGAAGCAATGTGCACCGCTATCCACCACCGTGGGCCAGACGAGTGGGGTATGTGGCTGGAAGGTGCCGTTGGCATAGGAATGAAACGTCTCCAGATTATCGACTTGGCTGGTGGGCACCAACCGATGGCAAATCAAGACGCAACAATACATATTGTTTTTAACGGAGAGATCTATAACTATCGTGAACTGAGGGCGGATCTGGAAAAGAGGGGATACCGCTTTGCAACAAATTCGGATACCGAGTCTATCCTCCACTTGTATGAGGAGTATGGTCAGGAGTGCGTGACTCATCTGCGGGGAATGTTTGCTTTTGCTATCTGGGACTCAAAAAAATATCGCCTCTTTATGGCTCGTGACCGATTGGGGAAAAAGCCACTTCATTATCTGTATGACAGGGAAAAGATCGTTTTTGGTTCTGAGATAAAATCCATACTTCGGTTTCCATCTCTAAAGCCAGAGGTTAATAGCTCAAGTATCGCCAACTATATTGCTTATGGCTATTCACCGGATCCTGACACTCTCTTCAGAGGCATTAATAAACTGCCTCCAGGTCATAGGTTAACTTGGGAGAGCGGCCGCATCTCCATTGATTCCTACTGGGATATTGAATACCAGCCAGATTATTCGTTGTCGCAACAGCAGGTATTTGAGGAAACTGAACGTCTTCTAGAGGAGTCAATTAAGATCAGGCTCGTCAGTGATGTGCCACTGGGAGCTTTTCTGAGCGGAGGTATTGATTCAAGCCTGGTTGTTGCTCTTATGGCGCGAAACATGGGTGCACCGGTAAAAACTTTTTCTATTGGCTTTGATGAGAAAAAATACAATGAATTGCCCTATGCGCGGATGGTGGCCGAACAATATGGCACCGACCACCATGAAGAGATTGTGCGCCCTGATGCCGAAGAGGTTATTCCTCACCTTATAAAGATGTTTGATGAACCTTTTGCCGACTCGTCTGCTATTCCTACATATTATGTGTCGCGTCTGGCACGCCAGCACGTTACTGTGGCACTGTCAGGGGATGGCGGTGATGAAATGTTCGGAGGCTATGATCGTTACTTGGATAGCAAACTCAGTGTTTTCGCAGATAAAATGCCTTTGCCAATACGTAAGGCAATTATGGGGACTTCAGTTAGATATCTTCCTGAGTCATTCCCTGGGATCAACACGTTACGCTATTTGGCAGCGGATTTGGATGAACGTTATATTGCTAAAATGACCAAAGGTGTCTCTTGGATTCATGGAAAACTCTTCAGCCCTGAATTAATAGCTCAAGTTGGTACGAGTGACCCTTCCGGCCCGCTGCGGATGCTGCTTCCTAGAGTGAAGATGCACGACACTGTAACCCGTCGGCAATACCTCGACTGCAAGACCTATCTACCCGGAGACATCATGACCAAAGTTGACAGGGCTAGTATGTCGGTTTCCTTGGAGGCACGAGCTCCGATGCTGGATCATCTTTTTGTCGAATTTGCATTTAGGGTTCCGGTACAGTACAAGGTTAGTGGGCGCACGACAAAATATATGCTCAAGCAACTTGCGTATAAGTTGCTACCCCATGATATTGTTGATAGGCCCAAAATGGGTTTTGCCATGCCAGTAGCCCAATGGATCAATCGCGAATGGAAAGAAATGAGTGAGGATCTGGTTATCGGAACAAGGGCTCTACAGCGTGGCAATTTTAATCCTGGATATTTGAAAAATATGGTTGAAGAGCATCGTCGCGGACGTCGCGATCACAGCTACATCATATGGACTCTTATGGTGTTAGAAATGTGGTACAGAGAATTAATCGACGGGAAGCTTCGAAATGACTGA
- a CDS encoding glycosyltransferase — MQNPNVPDSNSLVSVIIPCYNRESYIAETVNSVLSQTWPNIELIVVDDGCKDGSRKVLESFGRRITILEHQGCANLGQSAAINLGLRQSRGDYLAILDSDDLFAPGKIEKQVRFLEKNPEYGLVYSNGMHIDENGKELYQMHYGDHRPPTGPEQVLEDCCYNVPSNALFRRAVFEKVGFLNEALRSAQDHDYAIRIAEVTRIGYMDECLWNYRRHGGSISNTRTLERWKNGFKILQAALKRYPYPLVTVRRRKAVLHFRLGQCYLKERQYVKSAYHLFLAGIQDPYRSLRVLAGRERLTGPN; from the coding sequence ATGCAGAACCCCAATGTACCTGATTCTAACTCCTTGGTTAGTGTTATTATCCCTTGTTACAACCGCGAGTCATATATTGCTGAAACGGTTAATAGTGTTCTCTCCCAGACTTGGCCGAATATCGAATTGATTGTGGTTGATGACGGTTGTAAAGATGGTTCGCGCAAGGTGCTGGAGTCATTTGGCCGGCGTATAACCATTCTCGAACACCAAGGCTGCGCCAACCTGGGACAATCCGCGGCAATCAATCTCGGGTTGCGTCAGAGCAGGGGGGATTACTTGGCGATTCTTGATAGTGATGATCTCTTTGCTCCGGGTAAAATTGAAAAACAAGTGCGATTTCTGGAGAAGAATCCGGAATATGGTCTTGTGTATTCCAATGGCATGCATATCGATGAAAATGGCAAGGAGCTGTACCAGATGCATTATGGCGATCACCGGCCGCCTACCGGACCTGAACAGGTACTGGAAGACTGCTGCTACAATGTGCCTTCCAACGCGCTTTTTCGGCGGGCTGTGTTTGAAAAAGTAGGTTTTTTAAATGAGGCGCTTCGTTCTGCACAGGACCACGATTATGCTATTAGAATTGCTGAAGTTACGCGCATAGGTTATATGGACGAATGTCTCTGGAATTATCGCAGACATGGTGGCAGTATCAGTAATACACGGACATTGGAGCGCTGGAAGAATGGTTTTAAGATTCTTCAGGCCGCCCTAAAAAGATACCCATATCCTTTAGTAACAGTCAGGCGACGTAAAGCGGTTCTTCATTTCAGGCTAGGCCAATGTTATCTGAAGGAAAGGCAGTATGTTAAGTCAGCATACCATCTGTTTCTCGCCGGCATTCAGGATCCTTACCGATCTTTGCGAGTACTGGCTGGCAGGGAGAGGCTAACTGGACCGAATTAA
- a CDS encoding O-antigen ligase family protein, with product MSFIVLLLYISSSFLHLTARIPVLGSLRFDLLLGVGTLLIIFVQQRQDTLRLGEETARRLNGLILYIILSLPLVTWPGSVIQNNLTEWIKVALFYVLVVGAVRTEKQLRLFIWVFLFCQVFRVLEPLYLHITAGYWGSVAFSHTDGVMTGLKRLSGAPSDVVNPNQLAWVIVSTIPFLFYLLWQKGSWGKILFVALLIPSAQALLLTGSRSGLLSLGAVIFAMVLLSKNIRRNLIITVVLVLPLAVLLMGQLGSDMQTRYLSLIDSTVAGADTRQGRINGMIRQLGTISNNPLFGNGLGTTREANWNILGHSSQITHNLYIEVLQSIGIIGFSLFILYIVAIVRCLRQAQKLLLIKGYDSNDWLIRLSSAILAWVFMDLFYSISCFGLISWEWYFFGGTATVCHALAQEREVMLNAEPQCT from the coding sequence ATGTCATTTATTGTGTTGCTGTTGTATATATCAAGTAGTTTTCTACATTTAACTGCACGGATCCCGGTGTTGGGTTCGCTGCGGTTTGATTTACTGCTGGGAGTTGGGACGCTGTTGATAATTTTTGTCCAGCAACGTCAAGATACGCTACGTCTGGGTGAGGAAACTGCGCGTAGGTTGAACGGGCTTATTCTATATATCATTCTTAGTCTGCCACTTGTCACTTGGCCAGGCTCGGTCATTCAAAATAATCTTACGGAATGGATTAAGGTGGCTCTCTTTTATGTGCTGGTGGTAGGAGCCGTCCGTACAGAAAAACAGTTGCGCCTCTTTATCTGGGTGTTTTTATTTTGTCAGGTCTTTCGCGTGTTGGAACCACTTTATCTGCATATCACTGCCGGTTATTGGGGCAGCGTAGCATTTTCTCATACCGACGGTGTCATGACCGGCCTCAAGCGTTTAAGTGGCGCTCCGTCTGATGTGGTTAATCCAAATCAATTGGCTTGGGTGATTGTTAGTACTATTCCTTTCCTCTTTTATTTACTATGGCAGAAGGGTTCGTGGGGTAAGATTCTTTTTGTGGCGCTTCTAATACCCTCAGCTCAGGCACTGTTGTTAACTGGCTCGCGTAGTGGTCTTCTTTCCCTAGGTGCAGTCATTTTTGCGATGGTGCTCCTTAGTAAAAACATACGTCGTAATCTGATTATAACAGTTGTATTGGTACTCCCGCTGGCCGTTCTGCTAATGGGACAGCTTGGTTCGGATATGCAGACACGATATCTTTCTCTGATCGATTCCACAGTAGCTGGTGCTGACACAAGGCAGGGTAGAATCAATGGTATGATAAGACAGTTAGGAACTATTTCGAATAACCCTTTGTTTGGCAATGGGCTTGGAACCACAAGGGAGGCAAATTGGAATATTTTGGGTCATAGTTCCCAAATTACTCATAATTTGTATATTGAGGTTTTACAAAGCATCGGCATAATTGGGTTTTCCCTTTTCATCCTTTATATAGTTGCAATAGTTAGGTGCTTGAGACAAGCGCAGAAGCTTTTACTTATTAAAGGATATGACTCAAATGACTGGTTGATAAGGTTGTCTTCAGCCATTCTTGCATGGGTATTTATGGATCTGTTCTATAGTATTTCCTGTTTCGGATTGATCAGCTGGGAATGGTACTTCTTCGGTGGAACGGCAACAGTCTGTCATGCTTTGGCACAAGAACGAGAGGTAATGCTCAATGCAGAACCCCAATGTACCTGA